One part of the Candida albicans SC5314 chromosome R, complete sequence genome encodes these proteins:
- the MET2 gene encoding homoserine O-acetyltransferase (Homoserine acetyltransferase; Hap43p-, Gcn4p-regulated; macrophage/pseudohyphal-repressed; not highly biofilm induced, in contrast to many sulfur amino acid metabolic genes; no human or murine homolog; virulence-group-correlated expression), giving the protein MTYKDVTEEQLQTNPYVKLVPGQTIVEIPEYTLECGETLHNFPVAYKTWGKLNETADNALVICHALSGSSDVDDWWGELLGTDRAFDPSRYLIICINFLGSPYGSCSPVTIDKSTGKPYGPSFPLVTFKDDVGIQRLILDSLNVKRLAAVVGGSMGGMLALEYSAIYNNTGYVQKVVALATAARTSAWCISWNETQRQCIFSDPFYDDGYYYETGNKPDSGLSAARMAALLTYRSRNSFESRFGRKLGPRSPNDGGASPRTKHEEHSLLHNDGSKLINGAPVNEKYPPTYFSAQSYMRYNGSKFINRFDANCYIAISRKLDTNDLSRGRVNAPNDANGDPLVHVLKDLSTPTLVIGIESDHLFTITEQKLLADNIPNAIFETLDSEEGHDAFLLEFEKINSFITSFLNN; this is encoded by the coding sequence ATGACATACAAAGACGTGACAGAAGAACAGTTACAAACTAATCCATATGTCAAGCTTGTGCCGGGACAAACCATAGTTGAAATCCCTGAATACACACTAGAGTGTGGCGAAACATTACATAATTTTCCTGTTGCTTACAAGACCTGGGGTAAGTTGAATGAGACCGCTGATAATGCATTAGTGATATGCCATGCTTTGAGTGGGTCTTCTGATGTTGACGATTGGTGGGGAGAATTACTTGGAACTGATAGAGCTTTTGATCCTTCTCGATATCTCATCATTTGTATAAATTTTCTTGGATCGCCTTATGGGTCTTGTTCACCAGTCACAATTGACAAGAGCACTGGTAAGCCTTATGGTCCCTCATTTCCATTAGTAACATTCAAGGATGATGTTGGAATACAGAGATTGATATTAGATTCATTGAATGTCAAACGGTTAGCTGCCGTTGTTGGAGGATCCATGGGGGGAATGTTGGCATTAGAATACCTGGCAATTTACAACAATACCGGATACGTACAGAAAGTAGTCGCATTGGCTACTGCAGCCAGAACTTCAGCATGGTGCATATCTTGGAATGAGACACAAAGACAATGCATTTTCAGTGATCCTTTTTACGATGACGGGTATTACTACGAAACTGGAAATAAACCTGATTCTGGATTAAGTGCCGCAAGAATGGCCGCTTTGCTTACTTATCGTTCTAGAAACTCGTTTGAAAGTAGATTTGGCAGAAAATTGGGTCCGAGATCTCCTAATGATGGTGGTGCCAGTCCTAGAACCAAACACGAAGAGCATTCTTTATTGCATAATGACGGGTCAAAGCTTATCAATGGAGCTCCtgtaaatgaaaaatatccaCCAACTTATTTCTCGGCACAGTCATATATGCGTTATAACGGTtccaaatttatcaatagaTTTGATGCAAATTGTTACATAGCCATTAGTCGAAAATTGGATACTAATGATCTTTCTCGAGGTCGAGTCAATGCACCCAACGACGCTAATGGTGATCCATTGGTTCATGTTTTAAAGGATCTTTCAACCCCTACGTTGGTCATAGGAATTGAATCAGATCATCTTTTTACAATAACTGAACAAAAACTTTTGGCTGACAATATTCCAAATGCTATATTTGAGACGTTGGACAGTGAAGAGGGACACGATGCATTTTTGTTAGAGTTTGAGAAAATAAATAGTTTCATCACTAgttttttgaataattga
- the PHO113 gene encoding acid phosphatase (Putative constitutive acid phosphatase; Rim101-repressed; DTT-extractable; N-glycosylated; possibly an essential gene, disruptants not obtained by UAU1 method) — protein sequence MVSVSKLLNNGLLLTGQSVFQDVATPQQASVQQYNIVNFLGGSAPYIQRNGYGISTDIPAGCEIAQIQLYSRHGERYPSKSNGKSLEAIYAKFENYKGTFKGDLAFLNDYTYFVTDKNNYEKETSPKNSEGTYAGTTNALRHGAAFRAKYGSLYKENSTLPVFSSNSGRCYQTSRYFARGFLGDDFEEGKTVKFNIISEDADVGANSLTPRSACSKNKESSSSTAKKYNTTYLNAIAERLVKPNPGLNLTTSDVSNLFGWCAYEINVRGSSPFCDLFTNEEFIKYSYGNDLSNYYSNGAGNNYTRIIGSVILNSSLELLKDTKNSNQVWLSFAHDTDLEIFHSALGLLEPAEDLPTSYIPFPNPYVHSSIVPQGARIYTEKLQCGNDAYVRYIINDAVVPIPKCATGPGFSCKLDDFENFVKERIGDVDFVKQCGVNSTYPSELTFYWDYKNVTYNAPLGDF from the coding sequence atggtTTCTGTTTCTAAATTATTGAACAATGGATTGTTATTAACTGGTCAAAGTGTCTTCCAAGATGTTGCTACTCCACAACAAGCTTCTGTGCAACAATATAACATCGTCAATTTTCTTGGCGGTAGTGCCCCTTATATTCAAAGAAACGGATATGGGATTTCTACTGATATCCCTGCTGGTTGTGAAATTGctcaaattcaattgtattCAAGACATGGTGAAAGATACCCAAGTAAAAGTAATGGTAAAAGTTTAGAAGCAATTTATgctaaatttgaaaactacAAAGGTACTTTTAAAGGTGATTTGGCTTTCTTAAATGATTATACTTATTTTGTTACTGATAAAAACAATTACGAAAAGGAAACTAGCCCAAAAAATTCTGAAGGAACCTATGCCGGTACAACCAATGCCTTGCGTCATGGTGCTGCGTTTAGAGCCAAATATGGATCCTTATACAAGGAAAATTCAACATTACCAGTTTTCTCTTCCAATTCAGGTAGATGTTACCAAACTTCAAGATATTTTGCTAGAGGATTTTTAGGTGATGACTTTGAAGAAGGTAAAACTGTCAAGTTTAACATCATTTCTGAAGATGCTGATGTTGGTGCCAATAGTTTGACTCCAAGAAGTGCATGTTCCAAGAACAAAGAACTGAGCAGTAGTACTGCCAAAAAATATAACACAACATATTTAAATGCTATCGCTGAAAGATTAGTTAAACCAAACCCAGGTTTGAATTTGACTACAAGTGATGTTAGCAATTTGTTTGGTTGGTGTGCTTATGAAATTAATGTCAGAGGAAGCTCACCATTCTGTGATTTATTCACCAATGAAGagtttatcaaatattctTATGGTAATGACCTTTCCAACTATTATTCTAATGGTGCTGGTAACAATTACACCAGAATCATTGGTTCAGtgattttaaattcttctttagaACTTTTAAAAGACACTAAAAACTCCAATCAAGTATGGTTATCATTTGCTCATGATActgatttggaaatttttcattctgCTTTAGGATTATTGGAACCAGCTGAAGATTTACCAACATCTTACATCCCATTCCCTAACCCATACGTCCATTCTTCTATTGTTCCACAAGGTGCCAGAATATACACAGAAAAACTTCAATGTGGAAACGATGCTTATGTTAGATACATTATCAATGATGCTGTCGTGCCAATTCCAAAATGTGCTACTGGTCCAGGGTTCTCTTGTAAacttgatgattttgaaaatttcgttaaagaaagaattggaGATGT